A DNA window from Pedomonas mirosovicensis contains the following coding sequences:
- a CDS encoding RNA methyltransferase codes for MNQPVIVLVRPQLGENIGMVARAMWNFGLCDLRLVEPRDGWPNPAAGPAASGADIVLDKAELYDSLEAAVADCNRVYATAMTLRRMIKETTTPAGAIEQMNLLASQGGRAAIVFGPERTGLTTEEVAMGDVLISIPTNPEFGSLNLAQAVIVIAYEWHKQQDKTPPVRLEGDYEGPATREALDGLISHLNELLKPRGYFHPDHRTESMKRTLRNIFERPGFTGQEVRTLRGVIRCLSGERNRQS; via the coding sequence ATGAACCAACCTGTTATTGTGCTCGTGCGCCCGCAGCTGGGCGAGAACATCGGCATGGTCGCGCGCGCCATGTGGAATTTCGGCCTCTGCGACCTGCGGCTCGTTGAGCCGCGCGACGGCTGGCCCAATCCGGCCGCCGGGCCCGCCGCCTCCGGCGCGGACATCGTGCTCGACAAGGCGGAACTATACGACAGCCTGGAGGCGGCGGTGGCGGACTGCAACCGGGTCTACGCCACCGCCATGACGCTGCGGCGCATGATTAAGGAGACCACCACCCCGGCGGGCGCGATCGAGCAGATGAACCTGCTCGCCAGCCAAGGCGGGCGCGCGGCCATCGTGTTCGGGCCGGAGCGCACGGGGCTGACGACCGAGGAAGTGGCGATGGGGGACGTGCTCATCTCCATTCCCACCAACCCGGAGTTCGGCTCGCTCAATCTGGCGCAGGCGGTCATCGTCATCGCCTACGAGTGGCACAAGCAGCAGGACAAGACGCCCCCGGTGCGGCTGGAGGGCGACTATGAAGGCCCCGCCACCCGCGAGGCGCTGGATGGCCTCATCAGCCACCTGAACGAGCTTTTGAAACCGCGCGGCTACTTCCACCCGGACCACCGGACGGAGAGCATGAAGCGCACGCTGCGGAATATTTTCGAGCGGCCGGGCTTCACCGGTCAGGAAGTCCGCACCCTGCGCGGGGTGATCCGCTGTCTCTCGGGCGAGCGAAATCGCCAGTCCTGA